The Faecalibacterium prausnitzii genome includes a window with the following:
- the holA gene encoding DNA polymerase III subunit delta, whose amino-acid sequence MATEAKLRQLAESGCPVYYFYSSERYLVRQAVAAAVRLLSADSDEETTVLDGAAPELEQLIMAAGTISFFGTRRVVVLPELDPAAYSDKDLDALCETLSSLENAVVVLGSVFPLERGKLKTGKRAQKLTAACKKLGYAEELAKPKPYELKVMMIERAKAQGATLPEGAATALLERCGEDPFLLENEVDKLCALSGYQTVTAAMVAEMGTVSLEADVFEMTRMITAKNATGACKKLQALLRLQQEPIAITAALIGSYVDLYRVKLGSARRKSYSTVFKEFGYKGSDYRLKRSAETASHYTLGQLEACLQVLLDLDRSLKSQPVDAEVLLEAALCRLALAGSGR is encoded by the coding sequence TTGGCAACGGAAGCAAAGCTCCGGCAGCTGGCAGAAAGCGGCTGCCCGGTCTACTATTTTTATTCCAGCGAGCGGTATCTGGTGCGGCAGGCCGTGGCGGCTGCCGTGCGGCTGCTCTCGGCCGACAGCGACGAAGAAACCACCGTACTGGACGGTGCCGCCCCGGAGCTGGAACAGCTCATCATGGCGGCGGGCACCATCTCATTTTTCGGCACCCGGCGCGTGGTGGTCCTGCCTGAACTGGACCCCGCCGCCTACAGCGACAAAGACCTGGATGCGCTGTGTGAAACGCTTTCCAGCCTCGAAAATGCCGTCGTCGTGCTGGGCAGTGTGTTTCCTTTGGAGCGCGGCAAACTCAAGACCGGCAAGCGGGCGCAGAAGCTCACCGCTGCCTGCAAAAAGCTCGGCTATGCCGAAGAGCTGGCCAAACCCAAGCCCTATGAACTCAAGGTGATGATGATCGAGCGGGCCAAAGCGCAGGGTGCTACCCTGCCCGAAGGCGCCGCCACTGCTCTGCTGGAGCGCTGCGGCGAAGACCCCTTCCTGCTGGAAAACGAGGTGGACAAACTCTGCGCCCTCTCCGGCTACCAGACCGTCACTGCGGCCATGGTGGCTGAGATGGGCACCGTGAGCCTGGAGGCCGATGTCTTCGAGATGACCCGGATGATCACGGCCAAAAACGCCACCGGGGCCTGCAAAAAATTACAGGCTCTGCTCCGGCTGCAGCAGGAGCCCATCGCCATCACAGCGGCACTCATCGGCAGCTATGTGGACCTCTACCGGGTCAAGCTGGGCAGCGCCAGACGCAAGAGCTACAGCACCGTTTTCAAGGAGTTCGGCTACAAGGGCAGCGATTACCGGCTCAAGCGCTCGGCCGAGACCGCCAGCCACTACACCCTCGGCCAGCTGGAAGCCTGCTTGCAGGTCCTGCTGGATCTGGACAGATCATTGAAAAGCCAGCCCGTAGACGCGGAGGTACTGCTGGAAGCAGCTCTCTGCCGTCTGGCGCTGGCGGGGAGCGGACGATGA
- a CDS encoding rhomboid family intramembrane serine protease, which translates to MPGLRGPRKDEAITKRAKFTLQLQYNSPVILTFFLLSLLVLFLGQWTNGWTTMHLFCVYRSSFKDPLFYVRLFGHVLGHASWDHFLNNMLLLLVIGPPMEEKYGSIPLLEGIVFTALVSGVLQCALFPRTALLGASGIVFMLIMLASLSGFSGGIPVTMLLVAALYLGQQVYDIVFVHDNVANFMHIVGGICGTGFGYFYALRPQKRRKASGAKPGLKFEKTSRHRSR; encoded by the coding sequence ATGCCCGGCCTCCGCGGGCCGCGAAAGGATGAAGCCATTACGAAACGTGCTAAATTTACGTTGCAGCTGCAATACAACTCTCCGGTGATCCTCACCTTTTTTCTGCTGTCGCTCCTGGTGCTCTTTCTGGGCCAGTGGACGAACGGCTGGACGACCATGCACCTGTTCTGCGTCTACCGCTCCTCGTTCAAAGACCCGCTGTTCTATGTCCGGCTGTTCGGCCATGTGCTGGGCCATGCCAGCTGGGATCATTTCCTGAACAATATGCTCCTGCTCCTCGTCATCGGCCCGCCGATGGAGGAAAAATACGGCAGCATCCCGCTGCTGGAGGGCATCGTCTTTACGGCGCTGGTGTCCGGTGTGCTGCAATGCGCGCTCTTCCCCCGCACGGCCCTGCTGGGCGCTTCCGGCATCGTGTTCATGCTCATCATGCTGGCGTCGCTGTCCGGTTTTTCGGGCGGCATCCCGGTCACGATGCTGCTGGTGGCGGCGCTGTATCTGGGCCAGCAGGTGTACGATATCGTCTTCGTGCATGACAATGTCGCCAACTTCATGCACATCGTGGGCGGCATCTGCGGCACGGGGTTCGGCTACTTCTACGCCCTGCGCCCCCAAAAACGCCGCAAGGCGTCCGGGGCAAAGCCGGGCCTGAAATTTGAAAAGACCTCCCGGCACAGGAGCCGGTAA
- a CDS encoding UTP--glucose-1-phosphate uridylyltransferase: MKKVTKAVIPAAGLGTRVLPATKAMPKGMLPLVDKPAIQYLVEEAVRSGITDILIILGRNQSIIEDHFDRSPELEEKLAAPGKEKMLEECLGISNLANIYFVRQKQTLGLGHAVSMAKAFTGDDPFVVIYGDDVIWGEDPVCAQLIRAYEEFGRPAAGVSAVPWADVSRYCSLKTTPIHDNYFFVDDMIEKPKKGQEFSNYSILGRVLLTPEIYDILARTKPGAGGEIQLTDAMAEFARNYGGMTAVEFTGKHYDMGNKLRIAEAQVELSLQHPEIGEAFRAYLKEFCKTL; the protein is encoded by the coding sequence ATGAAAAAAGTCACGAAAGCGGTCATCCCTGCTGCGGGCCTTGGCACCCGTGTGCTGCCCGCCACCAAGGCCATGCCCAAAGGGATGCTGCCCCTTGTGGACAAGCCCGCCATCCAGTATCTGGTGGAAGAGGCCGTCCGTTCCGGCATCACCGACATCCTCATCATTCTGGGCCGCAACCAGAGCATCATCGAAGACCACTTCGACCGCAGCCCGGAGCTGGAAGAGAAGCTGGCCGCACCCGGCAAGGAGAAGATGCTGGAGGAGTGCCTAGGCATCTCCAACCTGGCCAACATCTACTTTGTCCGCCAGAAGCAGACCCTGGGCCTGGGCCACGCCGTGAGCATGGCAAAAGCCTTTACCGGCGACGACCCCTTTGTGGTCATCTATGGCGATGACGTCATCTGGGGAGAAGACCCGGTCTGCGCCCAGCTCATCCGCGCCTACGAGGAGTTCGGCCGTCCGGCCGCAGGCGTCTCCGCTGTGCCCTGGGCCGATGTGAGCCGCTATTGCAGCCTGAAGACCACCCCCATCCACGACAACTACTTCTTCGTGGATGACATGATCGAAAAGCCCAAGAAGGGCCAGGAGTTCAGCAACTACTCCATCCTGGGCCGCGTCCTGCTGACCCCGGAGATCTACGACATCCTTGCCCGCACCAAACCCGGTGCCGGCGGCGAGATCCAGCTGACCGACGCCATGGCCGAGTTCGCCCGCAATTATGGCGGCATGACCGCAGTGGAGTTCACCGGCAAGCACTACGACATGGGCAACAAGCTCAGGATCGCCGAGGCACAGGTGGAGCTGTCGCTCCAGCACCCGGAGATCGGCGAGGCCTTCCGCGCTTATCTGAAAGAATTCTGCAAGACGCTGTAA
- a CDS encoding RING finger protein yields MPKYYGCPCEGCGKPLTLQDDIVVCPDCGAPYHRDCYEKLGRCIHSPAHAAGYEWKFPYQESELCTCPACGERTLRSEDHCRCCGAVLPPEGAEEPADRTAGPGEGNFDYSSLYRQYQETGSMPQDPMRQAYEAAFGKDEMLDGIPCKDWASYIGPASPAYLSTYCRMQLAHSKISMSFSALLFGPFYFFYRKAWKPAFGFLAAELLLAVPTLLQLMQLTGSTMAPALSDSTMVLLARLCSALSFLLMVVRGMYGKWLYRKSAADRIRKIRSEFPDEAQRKAVLAAQGGVSFAAVFGCFLLLMVIGSASTLLLGPNVDALLNLVYG; encoded by the coding sequence ATGCCAAAATATTATGGCTGCCCCTGCGAGGGCTGCGGCAAGCCGCTGACGCTGCAGGACGATATCGTCGTCTGCCCCGACTGCGGCGCACCGTACCACCGGGATTGTTATGAAAAACTGGGCCGCTGCATCCACAGCCCGGCTCATGCCGCCGGATACGAATGGAAGTTCCCGTATCAGGAATCCGAGCTGTGCACCTGCCCTGCCTGCGGCGAGCGCACCCTGCGCAGCGAGGACCACTGCCGCTGCTGCGGTGCCGTGCTGCCGCCGGAAGGGGCCGAAGAGCCTGCCGACCGCACGGCCGGCCCCGGCGAGGGCAATTTTGATTATTCCAGCCTGTACCGCCAGTATCAGGAGACCGGCTCCATGCCCCAGGACCCCATGCGGCAGGCCTATGAGGCCGCCTTTGGCAAGGACGAGATGCTGGACGGCATCCCCTGCAAGGACTGGGCCAGCTACATCGGCCCTGCGTCCCCCGCCTACCTGAGCACCTACTGCCGGATGCAGCTGGCGCACAGCAAGATCTCCATGAGTTTTTCGGCACTGCTGTTCGGGCCATTCTATTTCTTTTACCGCAAGGCATGGAAGCCCGCGTTCGGCTTCCTGGCAGCCGAGCTGCTGCTGGCCGTGCCCACCCTGCTGCAGCTGATGCAGCTCACCGGCAGCACCATGGCCCCCGCTCTGAGCGATTCCACGATGGTCCTGCTGGCCCGCCTGTGCTCGGCCCTGAGCTTTTTGCTCATGGTCGTGCGCGGCATGTACGGCAAGTGGCTCTACCGCAAGAGCGCGGCAGACCGCATCCGGAAGATCCGCTCTGAATTCCCGGACGAAGCCCAGCGCAAGGCCGTTCTGGCCGCACAGGGCGGCGTCAGCTTTGCGGCGGTGTTCGGCTGCTTTTTGCTGCTGATGGTCATCGGCAGCGCCAGCACCCTGCTGCTGGGCCCCAATGTGGACGCCCTGCTCAATCTGGTCTACGGCTGA
- the prfB gene encoding peptide chain release factor 2 — MITTEELKVKLAEYGTAVKDLEEALAIEASRKRVQELEHTMSRPGFYDDAELSKKVFDEVGDLRGKLNRFEKLQGLYDDAETMLEMLDEEYDPELIPEAEEAVNTVEKAVDELQLMTMLNGEYDHSNAILTFHAGTGGTEAQDWAEMLYRMYNRWAAAHGMTVEVLDYQDGDEAGLKSASMMVKGANAYGLLKSENGVHRLVRVSPFDANARRQTSFASLEVMPELDNTIQVDIRPEDIEMQVYRSSGAGGQHINKTSSAVRLIHKPTGIVVSCQTQRSQFQNRDYAMEMLKAKLYQIAQQQHMDKIEDIKGVQNEIAWGHQIRSYVFMPYTMVKDHRTNYETGNVDAVMDGDLDGFIFAYLKAASRGELQDT, encoded by the coding sequence ATGATCACGACTGAAGAACTGAAAGTGAAGCTGGCCGAATACGGCACAGCGGTGAAGGACCTGGAAGAGGCCCTCGCCATCGAAGCCTCCCGCAAGCGCGTGCAGGAGCTGGAGCACACCATGTCCCGCCCCGGCTTCTATGATGACGCTGAGCTGAGCAAGAAGGTGTTCGACGAGGTGGGCGACCTGCGCGGCAAGCTGAACCGCTTTGAAAAGCTGCAGGGCCTGTACGATGACGCCGAAACCATGCTGGAAATGCTGGACGAGGAGTACGACCCGGAACTGATCCCCGAAGCCGAAGAGGCAGTCAACACCGTGGAGAAGGCGGTGGATGAGCTGCAGCTCATGACCATGCTGAACGGCGAGTACGACCACAGCAACGCCATCCTGACCTTCCACGCCGGTACCGGCGGCACCGAGGCGCAGGACTGGGCTGAGATGCTCTACCGGATGTACAACCGCTGGGCCGCTGCCCACGGCATGACCGTGGAAGTGCTGGACTATCAGGACGGCGACGAAGCCGGTCTGAAGAGTGCTTCGATGATGGTCAAGGGGGCCAACGCCTACGGTCTGCTCAAGAGCGAGAACGGTGTGCACCGCCTGGTCCGCGTCTCTCCGTTTGACGCCAACGCCCGCCGTCAGACGAGCTTTGCCTCGCTGGAAGTCATGCCGGAGCTGGACAACACCATCCAGGTGGACATCCGCCCCGAAGACATCGAGATGCAGGTCTACCGTTCTTCCGGTGCCGGCGGCCAGCACATCAACAAGACCTCTTCGGCTGTCCGTCTGATCCACAAGCCCACCGGCATCGTGGTCAGCTGCCAGACCCAGCGCAGCCAGTTCCAGAACCGCGACTACGCCATGGAGATGCTGAAGGCGAAGCTGTATCAGATCGCCCAGCAGCAGCACATGGACAAGATCGAGGACATCAAGGGCGTCCAGAACGAGATCGCCTGGGGCCACCAGATCCGCAGCTACGTCTTCATGCCCTACACCATGGTCAAGGATCATCGCACCAACTACGAGACCGGCAACGTGGATGCTGTCATGGACGGCGACCTCGACGGCTTCATCTTTGCATACCTCAAGGCCGCCAGCCGCGGGGAATTGCAGGACACCTAA
- a CDS encoding DUF1836 domain-containing protein — protein MNNESNRRIAACAVDFALPRYAELPSVGLYLDQTVQYVNGYFRAFPGVELTASMVSNYVKKGIIGHPIKKKYTREQLAGLIYIVVSKTVLSMENIDTLFKMQRQHYSAAQAYDYFCEEVENCLPYVFGLTHTIRDLAADAGEEKLLLRSTIIAAVNKMFLDCAFAVMHQEQALWPDILADLA, from the coding sequence ATGAACAATGAATCCAACCGCCGCATAGCGGCCTGCGCCGTGGATTTTGCCCTGCCGCGGTACGCAGAACTGCCTTCTGTCGGGCTGTATCTCGACCAGACCGTCCAGTACGTCAACGGGTATTTTCGTGCATTTCCGGGGGTGGAGCTCACAGCTTCCATGGTGAGCAACTACGTCAAGAAAGGGATCATCGGCCACCCCATCAAGAAAAAATACACCCGTGAGCAGCTGGCCGGCCTGATCTACATCGTCGTCTCCAAAACGGTGCTCTCGATGGAAAACATCGACACCCTCTTCAAAATGCAGCGCCAGCACTACTCTGCCGCGCAGGCCTACGACTATTTCTGCGAGGAAGTGGAAAACTGCCTGCCCTATGTGTTCGGCCTGACCCACACCATCCGGGACTTGGCCGCGGACGCCGGAGAGGAGAAGCTTCTGCTCCGTAGCACCATCATCGCCGCCGTCAACAAGATGTTTCTTGACTGCGCATTTGCCGTCATGCACCAGGAGCAGGCTCTCTGGCCGGACATCCTGGCGGATCTGGCGTAA
- a CDS encoding DegV family protein: MKTRIVVDSAASLYALDGVDFACVPLKIITDHEEYHDDGTLDAVGMATTLRTYKGKTSTSCPNVGDWLAAYEGADEVYAITITGTLSGSCNAAQLAAEEYQQENPGKRVFVLDSLSTGPEQVLLAEHLRDELAAGKEFDAVCEEMLRYHKHTHLLFSLESLANLARNGRVKPAVAAVARMLGIRVIGQASEAGELDVICKTRGEHGALERIVLELKEHGYTNGKVNISHCGNPAAAERLKHMIEAVFEGARVVVTECGGLCSYYAELGGLLIGYEDGEA; the protein is encoded by the coding sequence ATGAAGACCCGGATCGTTGTGGATTCTGCCGCAAGCCTGTATGCACTGGATGGCGTGGATTTTGCCTGTGTGCCCCTGAAGATCATCACCGATCACGAGGAATACCACGATGACGGCACGCTGGATGCGGTGGGCATGGCCACGACCCTGCGCACCTATAAAGGAAAGACCTCCACTTCCTGCCCCAACGTCGGCGACTGGCTGGCTGCTTACGAGGGAGCCGATGAGGTGTACGCCATCACCATCACCGGTACGCTGTCGGGCAGCTGCAATGCGGCCCAGCTGGCGGCGGAGGAATACCAGCAGGAGAACCCCGGTAAGCGGGTCTTTGTGCTGGACAGCCTGTCCACCGGCCCGGAGCAGGTCCTGCTGGCGGAGCATCTGCGGGATGAGCTGGCTGCCGGCAAGGAGTTTGACGCTGTCTGTGAAGAGATGCTGCGCTACCATAAGCACACCCATCTGCTCTTCTCGCTGGAATCGCTGGCCAACCTGGCCCGCAATGGCCGCGTGAAGCCCGCTGTGGCGGCAGTGGCGCGGATGCTGGGCATCCGGGTCATCGGGCAGGCCAGTGAGGCCGGTGAGCTGGACGTGATCTGCAAAACGCGCGGCGAGCACGGCGCATTGGAGCGCATCGTGCTGGAGCTCAAGGAGCACGGCTACACCAACGGCAAGGTGAACATCTCCCACTGCGGCAACCCTGCCGCTGCCGAGCGCCTGAAGCACATGATCGAGGCCGTCTTTGAGGGGGCCAGAGTCGTGGTGACGGAGTGCGGCGGCCTGTGCAGCTACTACGCCGAGCTGGGCGGCCTTCTGATCGGATACGAGGACGGAGAGGCTTGA
- the cls gene encoding cardiolipin synthase: MFRLPIVKFFSRILNRATITIVLVALQVLWLLWAFWAFTTGRVWLNGLLKALSIVIVLYLVRKDENSAYKIGWIVLIGLLPLLGGALYLAFGNKAPAKGLRTRMRKVEQAHTADLAPRPDQTDTLDRVEKNLSHYVETYGPYPAWKHTAAHYFPCGEAMYPRLLEDLERAEKFIFLEFFIVKSGTMWDGIEAILKRKAAEGVDVRLIYDDFGSLLGLPSDFVIRMERSHIRCIPFNPVVPLVSLVMNHRDHRKIVVIDGNVAYTGGVNLADEYINAEQRFGYWKDAAIRLEGAAVWNFTVIFLNCWNAFRPQETDYAPFAPTHLPESSDGVVQPYTDSPLDEEPLAETVYLNILAQAQRYVYLYTPYLAVGEEMLDALKTAAKRGVDVRLVLPGIPDKKLVFRLSRSYYVPLLRAGVRIYEYTPGFLHAKCYVSDDHLAVVGSINMDYRSLFLHFECGALLYSNSQVIALREDVLATLPQCREVQLSDCRTSLPGTLLDSVLRLLSPLL; encoded by the coding sequence GTGTTCAGACTGCCGATCGTTAAATTTTTCAGCCGCATCCTCAACCGTGCCACCATCACCATCGTGCTGGTGGCATTGCAGGTGCTGTGGCTGCTCTGGGCGTTCTGGGCCTTTACGACGGGCCGGGTCTGGCTGAACGGCCTGCTCAAGGCGCTGAGCATCGTCATCGTGCTCTACCTCGTCCGGAAAGACGAGAACAGTGCCTATAAGATCGGCTGGATCGTCCTCATCGGCCTGCTGCCGCTGCTGGGCGGGGCGCTGTATCTGGCCTTTGGCAACAAGGCTCCGGCTAAGGGGCTCCGCACCCGGATGCGGAAGGTGGAGCAGGCCCACACGGCCGATCTTGCGCCCCGGCCGGACCAGACCGACACGCTGGACCGCGTGGAGAAAAACCTGAGCCATTACGTGGAGACCTACGGCCCCTACCCGGCGTGGAAGCACACCGCCGCGCACTATTTCCCCTGCGGCGAGGCCATGTATCCCAGGCTTCTGGAAGACCTGGAACGGGCGGAAAAATTTATCTTTCTCGAATTCTTCATTGTAAAGTCGGGCACGATGTGGGACGGCATCGAGGCCATCCTCAAGCGGAAAGCCGCCGAGGGCGTGGACGTGCGGCTGATCTACGATGATTTCGGAAGTCTGCTGGGCCTGCCCAGCGACTTCGTCATCCGGATGGAGCGCAGCCATATCCGCTGCATCCCGTTCAACCCTGTGGTGCCGCTGGTGTCGCTGGTGATGAACCACCGCGACCACCGGAAGATCGTGGTCATCGACGGCAATGTGGCCTACACCGGCGGCGTGAACCTCGCGGACGAATATATCAACGCCGAGCAGCGCTTCGGCTACTGGAAGGACGCCGCCATCCGGCTGGAAGGGGCGGCGGTCTGGAATTTTACCGTCATCTTCCTCAACTGCTGGAACGCCTTCCGCCCGCAGGAGACGGACTACGCACCCTTTGCGCCGACCCACCTGCCGGAAAGTTCGGACGGCGTCGTTCAGCCCTACACCGACAGCCCGCTGGACGAAGAGCCGCTGGCCGAGACGGTCTACCTGAACATCCTGGCCCAGGCGCAGCGGTATGTGTATCTCTACACGCCCTATCTTGCTGTGGGTGAGGAGATGCTGGATGCCCTGAAGACTGCCGCCAAACGCGGCGTGGATGTCCGGCTGGTCCTGCCGGGCATCCCGGATAAGAAGCTGGTGTTCCGGCTGAGCCGGTCCTACTATGTGCCGCTCCTCCGGGCGGGCGTCCGCATCTACGAGTACACCCCCGGCTTCCTCCATGCAAAATGCTACGTCAGTGACGACCATCTGGCCGTGGTGGGCAGCATCAACATGGATTACCGCAGTTTGTTTTTGCACTTTGAGTGTGGGGCGCTGCTTTACAGCAACAGTCAGGTCATCGCCCTGCGGGAAGATGTGCTGGCCACTCTGCCGCAGTGCCGGGAGGTGCAGCTTTCCGACTGCCGGACTTCTCTGCCGGGCACCCTGCTGGACAGCGTCCTGCGGCTGCTGAGCCCGCTGCTGTAA
- a CDS encoding transporter substrate-binding domain-containing protein — protein sequence MKRFLSMFVAGAMALSLAACGGAASTSTAASASGSAAGSAASASADSDLAYIQGKGKMVIGYTVYAPMNYTDDEGSFTGFDTELATAVCEKLGVEPEFVEINWDTKVVELDAKSIDCIWNGLTLTDEIKENTATTKPYAKNAQVVVVKDGTEYTSTADLVGKTVVAEAGSAGESAIADDASLSQADYISKSVQTDCLMEVAAGTADAAVLDLTLANAMIGEGTDYADLKIVDELNAEEYGVAFRKGSDAAAAVDEAFDALKADGTLSALAEKYELTLAD from the coding sequence ATGAAACGATTCCTTTCGATGTTTGTGGCGGGTGCGATGGCACTCAGTCTGGCAGCCTGCGGCGGGGCCGCATCCACGTCTACGGCTGCTTCGGCTTCCGGCTCTGCGGCAGGCTCTGCTGCATCCGCTTCGGCCGACAGCGACCTGGCCTACATCCAGGGCAAGGGCAAGATGGTCATTGGTTACACGGTGTATGCACCGATGAACTACACCGATGACGAGGGCAGCTTCACCGGCTTTGATACCGAGCTGGCCACCGCCGTCTGCGAGAAGCTGGGCGTGGAGCCGGAGTTCGTGGAGATCAACTGGGACACCAAGGTGGTCGAGCTGGACGCCAAGAGCATCGACTGCATCTGGAACGGCCTGACCCTGACCGATGAGATCAAGGAGAACACCGCCACCACCAAGCCCTACGCCAAGAACGCACAGGTCGTGGTCGTGAAGGACGGCACGGAGTACACCTCTACGGCGGATCTCGTGGGCAAGACTGTGGTCGCAGAAGCCGGTTCCGCTGGTGAATCGGCCATTGCAGACGATGCAAGCCTGTCGCAGGCCGATTACATCTCCAAGAGCGTCCAGACCGACTGCCTGATGGAGGTGGCCGCCGGTACCGCAGATGCCGCTGTGCTGGACCTGACCCTGGCCAACGCGATGATCGGTGAGGGCACCGACTACGCAGACCTGAAGATCGTCGATGAGCTGAACGCCGAGGAGTACGGCGTGGCCTTCCGCAAGGGCAGCGATGCCGCAGCGGCCGTCGATGAAGCGTTTGATGCGCTGAAGGCTGACGGTACCCTGAGCGCTCTGGCCGAAAAGTACGAGCTGACGCTGGCCGATTGA
- a CDS encoding amino acid ABC transporter permease produces the protein MILGRLSGAFLLNCELFALTLLFALPLGLVVSFGSMSRCKPLSAAVKTFVWIIRGTPLMLQIIVIYLGPGLLGMSNPWPSGSGGRMVAAVVAFAINYACYFSEIYRGGIEAVPKGQTEAGEVLGMTKTQIFFKVTLLQVIKRILPPMGNEIITLVKDTSLANTIANKEIIMMAKEYSAKGLIWPLFSTAIFFLVFVGVLTVLFNWLEKKLDYFRC, from the coding sequence GTGATTCTTGGGCGCCTATCCGGCGCATTCCTGCTCAACTGTGAGCTGTTTGCCCTGACGCTGCTGTTCGCGCTGCCGCTGGGCCTTGTGGTGTCGTTTGGCTCCATGAGCCGCTGCAAGCCGCTGAGCGCCGCAGTCAAGACCTTCGTCTGGATCATCCGCGGCACCCCGCTGATGCTGCAGATCATCGTCATCTACCTTGGCCCCGGTCTGCTGGGGATGAGCAACCCCTGGCCCTCCGGCTCCGGCGGGCGGATGGTGGCAGCCGTGGTGGCGTTTGCCATCAACTATGCCTGCTACTTCTCGGAGATCTACCGCGGCGGCATCGAGGCAGTGCCCAAAGGCCAGACCGAGGCCGGGGAGGTGCTGGGCATGACGAAGACGCAGATCTTTTTCAAAGTCACGCTGCTGCAGGTCATCAAGCGCATCCTGCCCCCGATGGGCAACGAGATCATCACGCTGGTCAAAGATACCTCGCTGGCGAATACCATCGCCAACAAGGAGATCATCATGATGGCCAAGGAATACAGCGCAAAGGGCCTGATCTGGCCGCTGTTCTCCACGGCCATCTTCTTCCTGGTCTTCGTCGGTGTGCTGACCGTTCTGTTCAACTGGCTTGAGAAAAAGCTCGATTATTTCCGCTGCTAA